A region of the Candidatus Eremiobacteraceae bacterium genome:
GGAGATAAGCGTGGCCGACGTGAAGCCGGTCATCCGTTCGGCCTTTGAAGATGTGTTCGGCCTGCGCTTCGAAGATATGGGAGCGCAATCGCCGACCCCGGAACCGACAGCCATGGTCGCCAAAGGCGCATAAAAGTAAAAGATGATAGCTCGCAAGCCCGAGTGGCTTAAAGTAAAACTTCCAAGCGGCGACAACTACGAGCGCTTGCGCAGCATCGTCAAAGACCGCGGTCTGCACACCGTTTGCCAGGAAGCCATGTGCCCCAATATCGCCGAGTGCTGGGGCGTGGGTACGGGCACGTTCATGATTCTCGGCGACACGTGCACGCGCGGCTGCCGCTTCTGCAACGTGAAGACCGGCATTCCCAATCCGATCGATCCGCTGGAAGCGTTCAAGCTCGCGCGATCCATCGAAGACCTCGGCCTCAACTACGCCGTCATCACGTGCGTCGATCGTGACGACCTTGCCGACGGCGGCGCCACCGCCATGGCCGACGCGATTCGCGCGATTCGCGCGCGCGCGCCGCACGTCAAAGTGGAAGTGCTGACCTCGGACTATCGCGGTGACGAAGCGGCGCTCCAAATCGTGATCGACGCCGAACCCGACGTGTACGCGCACA
Encoded here:
- the lipA gene encoding lipoyl synthase; the protein is MIARKPEWLKVKLPSGDNYERLRSIVKDRGLHTVCQEAMCPNIAECWGVGTGTFMILGDTCTRGCRFCNVKTGIPNPIDPLEAFKLARSIEDLGLNYAVITCVDRDDLADGGATAMADAIRAIRARAPHVKVEVLTSDYRGDEAALQIVIDAEPDVYAHNIETTRALTRSVRDRRCGYDQSLSVLGNAKKLRADMFTKSSIMLGLGETDDDVLQTARDLRDVGVDIITFGQYLRPSKKHLEVVEFVTPDKFAWFAAQAKPMGFHQVVSGPLVRSSYHAEQAFATML